The nucleotide window CAGGGCCCGCACCACTATAGAGGGATAAATTCAGATGTCAATTTGCCTAAAGGCTTGTTGAAACAGGCATTCAAGCCTGATTTTTCCCGAAATTCTCGCCCATTTACGCCTTTTGTTCGTTAAAGGCAATGCGCTATTTGGGCTACCCCGTCACGTTGTCATAAGCAGCCTAACTGTCTATACTCGGCACCCGACCGCCAGGGGCTTGCAAGCCCGAACTGCTGGGGGTCGCCGTTCCCTGGGTGGTGGGTACCTGACCAGTACACTTACCAACAACTTTGCCCTGATTCGCTAGGGGCTCTTCAGTGTGAAAAAAGCCGTGAAAAGCCAACGACCTGTAAACCTAGACCTAAGGACCATCAAGCTCCCTGTCACTGCGTACACGTCCATCCTGCACCGTATCTCCGGCGTCATCCTGTTCATCGGCCTTGCCATCATGCTTTATGCACTGGGCAAATCGCTGGGTTCCGAGGAAGGCTTCGGTGAGGTGAAGGCGTGTCTGACCAGCCCGCTGGCCAAATTCGTGACCTGGGGCCTGCTGTCCGCCCTGCTTTATCACCTCGTGGCAGGTGTTCGTCACCTGATCATGGACATGGGCATCGGTGAGACGCTGGAAGGCGGCAAGCTGGGCTCGAAAATCGTGATCGTCATCTCCGTGGTGCTGATCGTTCTGGTGGGAGTTTGGGTATGGTAACCAATGTCACGAACCTGTCGCGTTCGGGCCTCTATGACTGGATGGCGCAGCGCGTTTCTGCGGTCGTTCTCGCGGCTTACTTCCTCTTCCTGATCGGCTACGTGATCGCCCACCCAGGCATCGACTACACCCAGTGGCATGGTCTGTTCTCCAACAACGCGATGCGGATCTTCAGTCTGCTGGCCCTCGTTGCCCTGGGCGCTCACGCCTGGGTCGGCATGTGGACCATTGCAACCGACTACCTGACGCCTATGTCGTTCGGCAAGTCGGCAACTGCGATTCGTTTCCTGTTCCAGGCGGTATGCGGCGTTGCGATGTTCGCTTACTTCGTCTGGGGTGTGCAGATTCTCTGGGGTATCTGATCCATGGCTAGCATTCCAACCATTTCCTTCGACGCCATCATCATCGGTGGCGGCGGCGCCGGCATGCGCGCAGCGCTGCAACTGGCTCAAGGCGGCCACAAGACTGCCGTAGTCACCAAGGTCTTCCCGACCCGTTCGCACACCGTATCCGCCCAGGGCGGCATCACCTGCGCCATCGCTTCGGCCGACCCGAACGACGACTGGCGCTGGCACATGTACGATACCGTCAAGGGTTCCGACTACATCGGTGACCAGGACGCTATCGAATACATGTGTCAGGAAGGCCCGGCTGCGGTCTTCGAGCTGGACCACATGGGCCTGCCGTTCTCGCGTACCGAAACCGGTCGCATCTACCAGCGTCCGTTCGGTGGCCAGTCCAAGGACTTCGGTAAAGGTGGCCAGGCCGCCCGTACCTGTGCCGCTTCCGACCGTACCGGTCACGCGCTGCTGCACACCCTGTACCAGGGCAACCTGAAAGCCGGTACCACCTTCCTCAACGAGTACTACGCCGTTGACCTGGTGAAGAACCAGGAAGGCGCCTTCGTCGGTGTGATCGCGATCTGCATCGAAACCGGCGAAACCATGTACATCAAGTCCAAGGCCACCGTTCTGGCCACTGGCGGTGCGGGCCGTATCTACTCCTCCACCACCAACGCCCTGATCAATACCGGTGACGGTATCGGCATGGCCCTGCGTGCCGGTGTACCGGTGCAGGACATCGAGATGTGGCAGTTCCACCCGACCGGCATCGCCGGCGCCGGTGTACTGGTCACCGAGGGTTGCCGCGGTGAAGGTGGTTACCTGATCAACGCCCACGGCGAGCGCTTCATGGAGCGTTACGCGCCGAACGCGAAAGACCTGGCCGGCCGTGACGTGGTTGCCCGTTCCATGGTCAAGGAAATCATCGCCGGCAACGGCGTGGGCCCGAACAAGGACCACGTACTGCTGAAGCTGGACCACCTGGGCGAGGAAGTGCTGCACAGCCGCCTGCCAGGTATCTGCGAACTGTCCAAGACCTTCGCCCACGTCGACCCGGTCGTCGCGCCGGTGCCGGTCGTTCCGACCTGCCACTACATGATGGGCGGCGTTGCCACCAACATTCATGGCCAGGCCATCACCATGGACGAAGAAGGCAAGGATCACATCATCCCTGGCCTGTTCGCCGTAGGTGAAGTGGCGTGCGTATCGGTTCACGGTGCCAACCGCCTGGGCGGCAACTCGCTGCTCGACCTGGTGGTATTCGGCCGTGCTGCCGGCCTGCACCTGGAGAAGGCGCTGAGCGACGGCATCGAGCATCTCGACGCCAGCGACACCGACATCGAAGTTGCCCTGAACCGCCTGAACAAGCTCAACGAGCGCTCCACTGGCGAAGACGTTGCCAGCCTCAAGCGCGAACTGCAGAGCTGCATGCAGAACTACTTCGGTGTATTCCGTACTGGCGAATACATGCAGAAGGGTATCGAGCAGCTGGCCGGCCTGCGTGACCGCATCGCCAACGTCAAGATCAACGACAAGTCCCAGGCCTTCAACACCGCGCGTATCGAAGCGCTGGAGCTGCAGAACCTGCTGGAAGTCGCCGAAGCTACCGCCATCGCGGCCGAAGCCCGTAAAGAGTCCCGCGGCGCTCACGCCCGTGAAGACTTCGAAGACCGTGACGACGAAAACTGGCTGTGCCACACCCTGTACTACCCGGGTGAGAAGCGCGTTGCCAAGCGTGGCGTCAACTTTGCGCCGAAGACCGTTCCGGCCTTCGAGCCAAAAATCCGGACTTACTAAGGGTGGCTGCTATGTTGAAAGTCGAAGTTTATCGTTACAACCCCGACACCGACTCGGCGCCCAAGATGGAGTCGTTCGACGTCGATACCGGCGGCAAGGACCTGATGGTTCTCGATGTATTGGCGCTGATCAAGGAAAAGGACGAGGGTTTCTCGTACCGTCGCTCCTGCCGTGAAGGCGTGTGCGGTTCCGATGGCATGAACATGAACGGCAAGAACGGCCTGGCCTGCATCACCCCGCTGTCGGGCGTGGTCAAGGGCAACAAGCTGGTTCTGCGCCCGCTGCCGGGCCTGCCGGTCATTCGTGACCTGGTCGTCGACATGAGCATCTTCTACAAGCAGTACGAGAAGGTGAAACCATTCCTGCAGAACGACACGCCGGCCCCGGCCATCGAGCGTCTGCAGTCGCCTGAAGAACGTGACAAGCTGGACGGCCTGTACGAGTGCATCCTGTGCGCTTGCTGCTCGACTTCCTGCCCGTCGTTCTGGTGGAACCCGGACAAGTTCCTGGGCCCTGCCGCACTGCTGCAGGCCTACCGCTTCCTGGCCGACAGCCGTGACACCAAGACTCAGGAGCGCCTGGCGTCCCTGGATGACCCGTTCAGCGTATTCCGCTGCCGCGGGATCATGAACTGCGTAAACGTTTGCCCGAAAGGTCTGAACCCGACCAAGGCAATCGGTCACGTACGTAACATGCTGCTGCAAAGCGGCACCTGATACAAAGTGTTGTAACTGCAGTAAGCCGAGGTGCGGGCGCTGAGCCCGCACTGAGGTAAAACCCGAACAAGGGCCCACAAAGCCCGCGTTCATACCTATGAAGATATGAGACCAGCAGGGGCTTTCCGGGCTGGTACCCGGAAAATCAGCAGGATCCAAGTGGCGTGGTTCAGTCGCTTTATTCGGACTTTTCCAGGTTTGCTGTGGCTCTCGCCGATCAGTCCCCTAATCGAGGGTGACCAAGCATGCAAGAAAGCGTGATGCAGCGCATGTGGGATAGCGCCCACCTTTCAGGTGGTAACGCTGCATATGTGGAAGAGCTCTACGAGCTCTACCTGCACGACCCTAACGCTGTGCCAGAAGAGTGGCGCACTTACTTCCAGAAGTTGCCAGCCGACGGCAGCACCGCTACTGATGTATCGCACTCGACAATCCGCGACCATTTCGTACTGCTGGCAAAGAACCAGCGCCGCGCCCAACCGGTATCCGCCGGGAGCGTGAGCAGTGAACACGAGAAGAAGCAGGTTGAAGTTCTGCGACTGATCCAGGCCTATCGTATGCGCGGCCATCAGGCTGCCAAGCTTGACCCGTTGGGGTTGTGGCAGCGTCCAGCGCCCGTAGACCTGTCGATCAATCACTACGGCTTGACCAATGCCGATCTTGATACGACCTTCCGTGCCGGCGACCTGTTCATCGGCAAAGAGGAGGCGAGCCTACGCGACATCTTCGATGCACTCCAGAAGACATATTGTCGCACCATTGGCGCCGAATTCACCCACATCGTCGATTCCGAGCAGCGCAGCTGGTTCCAGCAGCGTCTGGAAAGCGTGCGCGGTCGTCCGGAGTTTTCCGCTGACGTGCAGGCTCACCTGCTCGAGCGCGTGACTGCCGGTGAGGGCCTGGAAAAGTACCTGGGCACCAAGTACCCGGGCACCAAGCGCTTCGGCCTTGAAGGCGGCGAGAGCCTGATCCCGATGCTGGATGAAATGATCCAGCGTTCCGGTTCTTACGGCACCAAGGAAGTCGTGATCGGCATGGCCCACCGTGGCCGCCTGAACGTACTGGTGAACACCTTCGGCAAGAACCCGCGCGAGCTGTTCGACGAGTTCGAAGGCAAGAAGATGAACGAGCTGGGCTCCGGTGACGTGAAGTATCACCAGGGCTTCTCCTCGAACGTGATGACCACCGGTGGCGAAGTTCACCTGGCCATGGCGTTCAACCCGTCCCACCTGGAAATCGTCTCGCCAGTGGTTGAAGGTTCGGTGCGCGCCCGTCAGGACCGTCGCAACGACACCGTCGGCGACAAGGTGCTGCCGATCTCGATCCACGGCGACGCAGCATTCGCCGGCCAGGGCGTGGTCATGGAAACCTTCCAGATGTCGCAGACCCGCGGTTTCAAGACCGGCGGTACCGTGCACATCGTGATCAACAACCAGGTTGGTTTCACCATCAGCAACCCGCTGGACGCGCGCTCCACCGAGTACGCCACCGACGTTGCCAAGATGATCCAGGCGCCGATCCTGCACGTGAACGGCGATGACCCGGAAGCAGTGCTGTTCGTCACCCAGCTGGCCATCGATTACCGCATGCAGTTCAAGCGTGACGTGGTCATCGACCTGGTCTGCTACCGTCGTCGCGGCCACAACGAGGCTGACGAACCGAACGGCACCCAGCCGCTGATGTACCAGCAGATCAGCAAGCAGCGCACTACCCGTGAGCTGTAT belongs to Pseudomonas putida NBRC 14164 and includes:
- the sdhC gene encoding succinate dehydrogenase, cytochrome b556 subunit, translating into MKKAVKSQRPVNLDLRTIKLPVTAYTSILHRISGVILFIGLAIMLYALGKSLGSEEGFGEVKACLTSPLAKFVTWGLLSALLYHLVAGVRHLIMDMGIGETLEGGKLGSKIVIVISVVLIVLVGVWVW
- the sdhD gene encoding succinate dehydrogenase, hydrophobic membrane anchor protein — protein: MVTNVTNLSRSGLYDWMAQRVSAVVLAAYFLFLIGYVIAHPGIDYTQWHGLFSNNAMRIFSLLALVALGAHAWVGMWTIATDYLTPMSFGKSATAIRFLFQAVCGVAMFAYFVWGVQILWGI
- the sdhA gene encoding succinate dehydrogenase flavoprotein subunit codes for the protein MASIPTISFDAIIIGGGGAGMRAALQLAQGGHKTAVVTKVFPTRSHTVSAQGGITCAIASADPNDDWRWHMYDTVKGSDYIGDQDAIEYMCQEGPAAVFELDHMGLPFSRTETGRIYQRPFGGQSKDFGKGGQAARTCAASDRTGHALLHTLYQGNLKAGTTFLNEYYAVDLVKNQEGAFVGVIAICIETGETMYIKSKATVLATGGAGRIYSSTTNALINTGDGIGMALRAGVPVQDIEMWQFHPTGIAGAGVLVTEGCRGEGGYLINAHGERFMERYAPNAKDLAGRDVVARSMVKEIIAGNGVGPNKDHVLLKLDHLGEEVLHSRLPGICELSKTFAHVDPVVAPVPVVPTCHYMMGGVATNIHGQAITMDEEGKDHIIPGLFAVGEVACVSVHGANRLGGNSLLDLVVFGRAAGLHLEKALSDGIEHLDASDTDIEVALNRLNKLNERSTGEDVASLKRELQSCMQNYFGVFRTGEYMQKGIEQLAGLRDRIANVKINDKSQAFNTARIEALELQNLLEVAEATAIAAEARKESRGAHAREDFEDRDDENWLCHTLYYPGEKRVAKRGVNFAPKTVPAFEPKIRTY
- a CDS encoding succinate dehydrogenase iron-sulfur subunit: MLKVEVYRYNPDTDSAPKMESFDVDTGGKDLMVLDVLALIKEKDEGFSYRRSCREGVCGSDGMNMNGKNGLACITPLSGVVKGNKLVLRPLPGLPVIRDLVVDMSIFYKQYEKVKPFLQNDTPAPAIERLQSPEERDKLDGLYECILCACCSTSCPSFWWNPDKFLGPAALLQAYRFLADSRDTKTQERLASLDDPFSVFRCRGIMNCVNVCPKGLNPTKAIGHVRNMLLQSGT
- a CDS encoding 2-oxoglutarate dehydrogenase E1 component, which translates into the protein MQESVMQRMWDSAHLSGGNAAYVEELYELYLHDPNAVPEEWRTYFQKLPADGSTATDVSHSTIRDHFVLLAKNQRRAQPVSAGSVSSEHEKKQVEVLRLIQAYRMRGHQAAKLDPLGLWQRPAPVDLSINHYGLTNADLDTTFRAGDLFIGKEEASLRDIFDALQKTYCRTIGAEFTHIVDSEQRSWFQQRLESVRGRPEFSADVQAHLLERVTAGEGLEKYLGTKYPGTKRFGLEGGESLIPMLDEMIQRSGSYGTKEVVIGMAHRGRLNVLVNTFGKNPRELFDEFEGKKMNELGSGDVKYHQGFSSNVMTTGGEVHLAMAFNPSHLEIVSPVVEGSVRARQDRRNDTVGDKVLPISIHGDAAFAGQGVVMETFQMSQTRGFKTGGTVHIVINNQVGFTISNPLDARSTEYATDVAKMIQAPILHVNGDDPEAVLFVTQLAIDYRMQFKRDVVIDLVCYRRRGHNEADEPNGTQPLMYQQISKQRTTRELYAEALIQAGRIDAERAQAKIDEYRNALDNGLHVVKSLVKEPNRELFVDWRPYLGHAWTARHDTRFDLKTLQDLSAKLLELPEGFVVQRQVSKIYEDRQKMQAGGLPINWGYAETMAYATLQFEGHPIRMTGQDIGRGTFSHRHAVLHNQKDASTYIPLQNLFPGQPRFDLYDSFLSEEAVLAFEYGYSTTTPNALVIWEAQFGDFANGAQVVIDQFITSGEHKWGRLCGLTMLLPHGYEGQGPEHSSARLERYLQLCAEHNIQVCVPTTPAQIYHLLRRQVIRPLRKPLVVLTPKSLLRHKLAISTLEELAEGSFQTVIPEIDAIDPAKVERLVLCSGKVYYDLLEKRRAEGREDIAILRLEQLYPFPEDDLVEILAQYSNLKHAVWCQEEPMNQGAWYSSQHHMRRILGRHNKALVLEYAGRDASAAPACGYASKHAEQQEKLLQDAFTV